One window of Cryptobacterium curtum DSM 15641 genomic DNA carries:
- the rpmB gene encoding 50S ribosomal protein L28 translates to MSKVCEVCGKTPVAGRNVSHSHRVTNRMFHPNVQRVTIKDDKGRVRKANVCTKCLKAGKVERA, encoded by the coding sequence ATGTCCAAGGTTTGTGAAGTATGTGGCAAGACCCCCGTCGCTGGGCGAAATGTGAGCCATTCACATCGCGTGACTAATCGTATGTTCCACCCGAATGTTCAGCGCGTCACCATCAAAGATGACAAGGGTCGCGTTCGCAAGGCTAACGTCTGCACGAAATGCCTGAAAGCTGGAAAGGTTGAGCGCGCATAA
- the coaD gene encoding pantetheine-phosphate adenylyltransferase — MSTPSVRPERRALVPGTFDPITEGHLDIIRRAAQIFDEVLVAVAASPAKGGHGRLFTLEERVSLVRTSTADISNVRVEPFSELLVEFARRMQADVVVKGLRAITDFEYEFQMTAMNYEIERNIETVFIMSPPQYMYLSSSIVREIASLNGPFEQFVSPCVYEALCEKYHLDRTDCK, encoded by the coding sequence ATGAGTACGCCATCAGTGCGTCCCGAACGACGCGCTCTTGTTCCCGGGACGTTTGACCCTATTACTGAAGGACATCTCGACATCATTCGCCGCGCGGCGCAGATATTTGACGAGGTGCTTGTTGCCGTCGCCGCTTCGCCTGCAAAGGGTGGCCATGGGCGCTTATTTACGCTTGAGGAGCGGGTGTCGTTAGTGCGTACGTCAACCGCTGATATCAGTAATGTTCGCGTTGAGCCGTTTAGCGAACTTCTTGTTGAATTTGCGCGTCGGATGCAGGCTGATGTCGTGGTGAAGGGGTTGCGTGCTATCACCGACTTTGAATACGAGTTTCAGATGACGGCGATGAACTATGAAATTGAACGCAATATCGAAACAGTGTTTATCATGTCACCGCCGCAATATATGTACCTTTCATCGTCCATCGTTCGTGAAATTGCGAGCCTCAATGGCCCCTTTGAGCAGTTTGTTTCGCCTTGCGTGTATGAAGCGCTGTGTGAAAAATATCATCTTGATCGTACCGATTGTAAGTAG
- a CDS encoding ATP-dependent DNA helicase RecG: MGVDKHTTQRKAARALASSRLSAVLAFDGPVSQVKGVSAGRASVLASWGVRTVRDLIDRFPHRYLDMSERTTIAAATIGQSCTVAGWIHEIKLKRPKPRLDLVEITLRDATGTLLVTCFRQPWLADRLHEGDTVALSGKIEFSYGFKRMTNPYLEVVEGSLDAVEGIIIPIHPAGGKLTAAWVRRLVSSALSLCAGLDDPLPLDLRVQYRLMSRQTALQCIHFPHTMDEARLARRRLAYEEVFLLELNLMISQRAEAQGASPIAHRIDGPAVRALAKALPFTLTEEQMVARDEILHRMAAPTSASHMLLGDVGTGKTAVALFALAAATDSGNQALMMAPTEVLAAQHAASAGSLLDAAGVSWALLTASTPTDERACIREGLSNGSLTVLFGTHALLEPDIAPRSCSLVVIDEQQRFGVEQRRTLREKGPGCDYLTLTATPIPRTLALALYGGMTLSYLTKRPRNRAGTTTRVLVHSRRGEAYEIARDALDAGHQVFVVCPLIGKPASDAQTKHTREAAADEEEGYAYARIAIEDEGDLHDDDIHAAREEARFLQEKIFCGYSVGVLHGRMPATEKRASMERFAAGEVDVLVATTVIEVGIDVPNATVMIVEDADRFGLSQLHQLRGRVGRGDVPGEVCLISSTKNPVALERLAAMERTENGFELAEFDLSLRREGDILGNRQHGASSLRLVNVIRDRAIVETAYRDARTLIEADPDLSQPDHAALRLELSRTFSPHGEGVS, encoded by the coding sequence ATGGGCGTAGATAAACACACAACGCAACGAAAGGCGGCGCGAGCTTTGGCTTCCAGCCGCCTTTCTGCTGTGCTTGCCTTTGATGGACCGGTTTCTCAGGTAAAAGGAGTATCGGCTGGCCGCGCGTCGGTGCTTGCTTCCTGGGGTGTACGTACCGTACGTGATTTAATCGATCGGTTTCCACACCGCTATCTCGATATGAGTGAACGCACAACAATAGCAGCTGCCACGATTGGTCAGTCGTGCACAGTGGCTGGATGGATTCACGAGATAAAACTGAAGCGTCCCAAACCACGTCTTGATTTGGTTGAAATCACCCTGCGCGATGCAACGGGTACCCTTTTGGTTACCTGCTTTCGGCAGCCATGGCTTGCCGATCGGCTTCATGAGGGCGATACCGTTGCTCTCTCAGGTAAAATAGAGTTTTCTTACGGCTTTAAGCGCATGACAAATCCCTATCTTGAAGTGGTTGAGGGCTCGCTTGATGCGGTTGAAGGCATTATTATTCCTATCCATCCTGCTGGTGGTAAGCTGACTGCGGCATGGGTCCGTCGGCTTGTCTCATCGGCGCTCTCGCTTTGCGCTGGCCTTGACGATCCGCTGCCTCTTGATTTGCGCGTACAGTATCGACTTATGAGCCGCCAGACTGCTCTTCAATGCATTCATTTTCCCCATACTATGGATGAAGCGCGCTTGGCTCGGCGTCGTTTGGCGTATGAGGAAGTATTTCTGCTTGAGCTCAATCTGATGATAAGCCAGCGTGCTGAAGCACAAGGAGCATCTCCTATAGCGCATCGCATTGACGGTCCGGCTGTTCGTGCGCTGGCAAAAGCGCTTCCTTTTACCCTGACTGAAGAACAGATGGTTGCTCGTGATGAAATTCTTCATCGCATGGCAGCACCCACAAGTGCGAGTCATATGCTGCTTGGCGACGTCGGAACCGGTAAGACCGCTGTTGCACTCTTTGCCTTGGCTGCTGCTACCGATTCTGGCAACCAGGCACTTATGATGGCGCCAACCGAAGTATTAGCGGCACAGCACGCCGCGAGTGCTGGTTCCTTGCTTGATGCAGCAGGCGTTTCATGGGCGCTTCTGACCGCTTCGACTCCTACCGATGAGCGTGCGTGCATTCGAGAAGGTTTATCAAACGGTTCGCTTACCGTTCTGTTTGGAACACATGCGCTGCTGGAACCCGATATTGCACCACGTTCCTGTTCGCTTGTGGTGATTGACGAACAGCAGCGTTTTGGGGTGGAGCAGCGCCGTACTTTACGGGAAAAGGGCCCCGGCTGTGACTACCTTACCTTAACTGCCACACCCATCCCGCGTACGCTTGCTCTGGCACTTTATGGTGGCATGACGCTTTCCTACCTCACAAAGCGCCCGCGCAACCGCGCTGGAACAACCACGCGGGTGCTTGTTCATTCACGCCGGGGTGAAGCGTACGAAATTGCACGTGATGCGCTTGATGCGGGTCACCAGGTATTTGTTGTGTGTCCGCTTATTGGCAAGCCCGCTTCAGACGCGCAGACCAAGCATACGCGTGAGGCTGCTGCCGACGAAGAAGAGGGATATGCGTACGCGCGTATTGCTATTGAAGATGAAGGCGACCTGCATGATGACGATATTCATGCTGCGCGTGAAGAAGCTCGCTTTCTCCAAGAGAAAATATTTTGCGGCTATAGCGTTGGTGTGTTGCATGGCCGTATGCCCGCCACGGAAAAGCGCGCTTCAATGGAGCGTTTTGCTGCAGGTGAAGTCGATGTGCTGGTAGCAACAACGGTTATCGAAGTTGGTATCGATGTGCCGAATGCGACGGTAATGATTGTTGAGGATGCGGATCGGTTTGGCTTATCGCAGCTCCATCAGCTACGAGGTCGCGTTGGTCGTGGCGATGTTCCGGGGGAAGTCTGCCTGATATCTTCGACAAAAAATCCTGTTGCCCTTGAGCGTCTTGCGGCTATGGAGCGTACTGAAAATGGCTTTGAACTGGCAGAATTCGATCTGTCACTTCGTCGAGAAGGCGATATCTTAGGAAACCGCCAGCACGGAGCATCATCCTTGCGTCTGGTGAATGTCATACGCGATCGGGCGATTGTCGAGACGGCATATCGCGATGCGCGCACCCTTATTGAAGCTGACCCCGATTTGTCACAGCCCGACCACGCCGCACTGCGTCTTGAACTCTCTCGTACCTTTTCACCTCATGGGGAAGGGGTGTCTTGA
- a CDS encoding Asp23/Gls24 family envelope stress response protein, whose product MAESITGDLHVANDVLADLVGNAALSCYGVVGMAAPTAADGIAKILPASRLRRGVVVDTSQAGVHVDLYVVIEYGTNINTVSQNLIEAVTFALTNYAQVPLAGVDVHVQGVKVRK is encoded by the coding sequence ATGGCGGAATCGATTACCGGCGATCTGCATGTCGCCAATGACGTTTTAGCTGACTTGGTAGGTAACGCAGCGCTCTCGTGCTATGGCGTAGTGGGCATGGCTGCGCCAACAGCAGCTGATGGTATTGCCAAAATCCTGCCCGCGAGCCGTCTGCGCCGTGGTGTCGTGGTTGATACGAGCCAAGCAGGCGTGCATGTAGATCTGTATGTCGTTATTGAATACGGCACAAACATCAACACGGTTTCACAAAACCTTATTGAAGCGGTGACGTTTGCCCTTACCAACTATGCTCAAGTGCCTCTTGCGGGTGTGGACGTGCATGTCCAGGGTGTCAAGGTGCGTAAATAG
- a CDS encoding M20/M25/M40 family metallo-hydrolase, with protein MNEEQLSFLETMVATPSVTGCEHLVASLVRERLADVADEIDTDVMGSVHARVRGTGVPNDAALSAQTDGGASGEEAAGVTNEAETAGVTNETAAATASDEVTAATASDEAAPRVPSVLIAAHMDEIGLMVNYISDEGFLSVKPVGGVDAGLLPGLRVDVHTDEGALRGVVGRQPIHLVPADERKQVAPFEKLVIDLGMPADMVKQRVQIGDTVTYGVGFERFGDGMAVSRAFDDKAGVFIGIGVACELARGPRAAADFILAATVQEEIGLRGGLTSAYSVDADVCLAFDVTHATDYPGIDKAKHGNIVCGGGPVIARGPNINPVVFNRLVAAAQAEGIDYQIEAEPGVTGTDAGEMQIQRGGKACGLVSLPLRYMHTPTEVINLSDVDGCIKLLARFIRDLDADVSFVPGM; from the coding sequence ATGAACGAAGAGCAGCTTTCATTCCTCGAAACTATGGTAGCAACACCTTCGGTAACGGGATGCGAGCACCTGGTTGCAAGTCTTGTTCGAGAGCGCTTAGCCGATGTCGCTGATGAAATCGATACCGATGTCATGGGCTCGGTGCATGCACGCGTGCGGGGGACAGGTGTTCCCAACGACGCAGCATTATCTGCACAGACAGATGGCGGAGCTTCTGGTGAAGAAGCGGCAGGCGTGACGAATGAGGCCGAGACAGCAGGCGTGACGAATGAGACCGCTGCGGCAACAGCATCAGATGAAGTCACCGCGGCAACAGCATCAGATGAAGCAGCACCCCGTGTTCCTTCGGTTTTAATTGCTGCTCACATGGATGAGATTGGCCTTATGGTCAATTACATTTCTGACGAGGGTTTTCTCAGTGTAAAACCGGTTGGTGGTGTTGACGCTGGTCTGCTTCCTGGATTGCGGGTGGATGTGCACACTGACGAAGGAGCCCTGCGCGGAGTTGTTGGCCGCCAACCAATTCATTTGGTACCTGCCGATGAACGCAAGCAGGTGGCTCCTTTCGAAAAGCTTGTTATTGATCTTGGTATGCCGGCTGATATGGTTAAACAGCGCGTACAGATAGGCGATACCGTAACGTACGGAGTTGGCTTTGAGCGCTTCGGCGATGGTATGGCCGTGTCGCGTGCCTTTGACGATAAAGCAGGCGTTTTTATTGGGATTGGCGTAGCGTGCGAACTGGCACGCGGTCCACGTGCAGCGGCTGATTTCATTCTTGCTGCTACCGTACAGGAAGAAATCGGTTTGCGCGGTGGACTCACGAGCGCTTACAGCGTGGATGCCGATGTGTGCCTGGCTTTCGATGTAACGCATGCCACTGATTATCCCGGTATTGATAAGGCAAAACACGGCAACATTGTCTGTGGCGGTGGACCGGTTATTGCGCGGGGTCCGAATATCAATCCTGTTGTCTTTAATCGTCTTGTCGCAGCAGCGCAGGCTGAAGGAATTGATTATCAGATAGAAGCTGAACCGGGTGTAACCGGCACCGATGCAGGGGAAATGCAGATTCAACGTGGAGGTAAAGCATGCGGATTGGTGTCGTTGCCACTGCGCTATATGCATACCCCGACGGAAGTCATCAATCTGTCCGATGTGGATGGCTGTATTAAGCTTCTTGCGCGGTTCATTCGCGATTTAGATGCTGACGTTTCGTTTGTGCCGGGGATGTAA
- a CDS encoding S41 family peptidase: protein MLRKTRDSASYSEKHNLRLIKFMVSLLCIVLAFVGGFILRGNDAVLDRLGMRNTSGSGDLNPGMTVSGNTYDSLSARVAEIQGILNKESVDSYDLDATTSNVLNALTSSTNDSFVHYYDATHYATYLKDVSANYAGVGILFSERKGKAFAVDVFNGSEAESVGVQEGDYVVSIDGDRGTDGVWTAAEATKAVTREAGSSVVITFRRPSSPDADGGSEYTVTLSCTRYDEPNVTTELIDSVGYIKLTQITQNSDSLVLDAITDLADSGAQSYVFDIRDNPGGYLTQAVDLASLFVKSGIAVQINTKSAQTNRTVTGNTATDAPLVLLVNRNTAGTAEVLAGALQDNKRATLIGVQSMGKGSVQSVKELSFGGALRYTSAYYLTPLGYTIDKVGIAPDVQVQPGDDDSVDTQKNLAVETAQSLVRE from the coding sequence ATGTTGCGCAAAACGCGCGATAGCGCATCATATAGTGAAAAACACAATCTCAGGCTGATCAAATTCATGGTCAGCCTGCTGTGCATTGTTCTTGCCTTTGTGGGTGGGTTTATCCTGCGCGGTAACGACGCGGTGCTTGATCGTTTGGGTATGCGTAATACGTCTGGTTCAGGTGACCTCAACCCCGGTATGACGGTATCTGGTAATACGTATGATTCCCTTTCAGCACGAGTTGCCGAAATACAGGGCATCTTAAATAAGGAAAGCGTCGATTCTTACGATCTCGATGCGACAACCAGCAATGTTTTAAACGCATTAACGTCCTCAACGAATGATTCGTTCGTGCATTATTACGATGCCACTCATTACGCAACGTATCTTAAGGACGTTTCGGCAAATTATGCAGGGGTTGGCATCCTCTTTTCAGAACGCAAAGGCAAGGCATTTGCCGTTGACGTATTTAACGGGTCAGAAGCAGAGTCAGTCGGTGTGCAAGAAGGCGACTACGTCGTATCGATTGACGGCGATAGAGGAACCGATGGTGTGTGGACCGCAGCCGAAGCAACGAAAGCGGTAACGCGCGAAGCGGGCTCTTCGGTTGTTATTACTTTTCGCCGCCCATCTAGTCCTGATGCTGATGGCGGATCTGAATATACGGTTACCTTGTCGTGCACTCGCTATGACGAACCGAATGTCACCACCGAATTGATTGATTCAGTGGGGTACATCAAGCTTACTCAGATTACGCAAAATTCTGATTCTTTGGTACTTGATGCTATCACCGACCTGGCGGACTCAGGTGCGCAGTCGTATGTGTTTGATATTCGCGATAATCCCGGCGGCTATCTCACGCAAGCGGTTGATTTGGCATCGCTTTTTGTGAAAAGCGGTATTGCTGTTCAGATTAATACCAAGAGTGCTCAAACGAACCGAACAGTTACTGGCAATACAGCTACTGATGCGCCACTAGTCCTGCTGGTGAACAGAAATACTGCTGGTACGGCTGAGGTGCTTGCTGGTGCTCTGCAGGACAATAAACGTGCAACGCTTATTGGCGTGCAGAGCATGGGCAAGGGGTCGGTCCAGTCTGTTAAAGAACTGTCGTTTGGTGGTGCACTGCGCTATACCTCAGCTTATTATTTGACTCCCTTAGGCTACACGATCGACAAAGTTGGGATTGCACCTGATGTGCAGGTACAGCCTGGAGATGATGATTCGGTTGACACCCAGAAAAATCTTGCAGTCGAGACTGCTCAGTCGCTTGTGCGCGAATAG
- a CDS encoding TetR/AcrR family transcriptional regulator, which produces MAGAAPSFYPLTCGLKLISEHGYDTTTAQDIVQAVGVSTMTFFRHFLSKEDVVLGMSPDSNAIIAAAEALKSSSKDLYPVKLPMLFYRWL; this is translated from the coding sequence TTGGCAGGCGCAGCGCCTTCGTTCTACCCGCTCACCTGCGGGCTGAAACTCATTTCTGAGCATGGGTACGATACAACGACGGCTCAGGATATTGTTCAAGCTGTCGGGGTTTCCACCATGACGTTCTTTCGCCACTTTCTTTCTAAGGAAGATGTTGTTTTGGGAATGTCGCCTGATAGCAATGCTATTATAGCTGCTGCAGAGGCGCTCAAAAGTTCAAGTAAAGACCTTTACCCTGTGAAATTGCCCATGCTGTTTTACAGGTGGCTATAG
- the smpB gene encoding SsrA-binding protein SmpB yields the protein MAREEKLIARNRSARHEYEVLSTYECGIQLAGTEVCSLRENNAQLTDCFALVRRGEVWLMNLHIAPYSHGNLANRDPDRNRKLLLHRNEIRTLQEQTRERGRALIPLKMYFAKNGLVKVELAVCRGKKLYDKRQDLRRRDAAREVERTLKERSRY from the coding sequence ATGGCGCGCGAAGAAAAACTTATCGCGCGGAACCGATCGGCGCGTCATGAATATGAAGTGCTTTCGACGTACGAGTGCGGCATTCAGCTTGCAGGCACCGAGGTCTGTTCCCTGCGCGAAAACAATGCTCAGCTCACCGATTGCTTTGCGTTGGTGCGGCGCGGAGAAGTGTGGTTGATGAATCTTCATATCGCACCGTACAGTCACGGCAACCTTGCGAATCGCGACCCTGATCGCAATCGTAAACTCCTCTTGCATCGTAACGAAATACGGACGCTGCAAGAGCAGACGCGCGAACGTGGTCGAGCTCTTATCCCGCTGAAGATGTACTTTGCAAAGAATGGTTTGGTTAAAGTTGAGCTTGCGGTATGCCGTGGTAAGAAGCTTTATGACAAGCGTCAGGATTTGCGTCGACGGGATGCCGCACGCGAAGTTGAGAGAACACTTAAAGAGCGAAGTCGCTATTAA
- a CDS encoding DAK2 domain-containing protein, giving the protein MAETYTTNDILNAIAAASKALGERKDEVNRLNVFPVPDGDTGTNMSLTVKMVVDNLAALPIGASGADIRRAITTGALMGARGNSGVITSQILRGLCEGAAECEAFDVPSIDHAFDTASTTAFQAVRKPVEGTILTVLKDTAAAAHRANKKKMPLEEALSFIVSEAYASVQRTPDLLAVLKENNVVDAGGFGLAILIDSFVAALTGREAPLGDELAIARSAEPKVAIEQINDWEGSAYRYCNEFLVDSDTLDKNEALDFLATMGDCELCVGDNPKFKVHVHSNHPDQVLAYFLERGQIFEVFIHNMQLQAADRTAKLAEEQQREHKPLGFVAVAAGAGNARILESLGVDYVVSGGQTMNPSTKDLLDAVNSVNADAVIVLPNNKNIIMAAQSCAEVSNIPCEVVPTTSVPQAFSALIACNPTGGLEENVRVMTDALADVRTGEVTTAIKDAKDAHGNPIKAGDVIGIADGSIEAVAQTVDDAVEALLEHLEADEYDTLTILAGDEMTDDAFNALVESIESTYDDLEVDAHRGDQPLYPIVFSLE; this is encoded by the coding sequence ATGGCAGAAACCTATACGACCAACGACATTCTCAATGCCATAGCAGCTGCGAGTAAGGCGTTGGGCGAGCGCAAAGATGAGGTTAATCGCCTCAATGTCTTTCCCGTGCCCGATGGCGATACGGGAACAAACATGTCGCTTACGGTGAAGATGGTTGTCGATAATCTGGCCGCTCTTCCCATTGGCGCCTCGGGGGCTGATATACGGCGTGCAATCACTACCGGTGCGCTTATGGGCGCGCGTGGTAATTCGGGTGTTATTACTTCGCAAATACTGCGTGGCCTCTGCGAAGGGGCCGCCGAATGCGAAGCGTTTGACGTGCCCTCGATTGATCATGCGTTTGATACCGCATCTACCACGGCGTTTCAGGCTGTTCGCAAGCCAGTTGAAGGTACCATTCTCACGGTTTTGAAGGATACCGCTGCTGCTGCACATCGTGCCAACAAGAAGAAAATGCCGCTTGAAGAGGCACTTTCCTTTATTGTGAGCGAAGCATACGCATCGGTACAGCGCACACCCGACCTACTCGCAGTGCTGAAGGAAAACAACGTTGTCGATGCAGGTGGATTTGGCCTTGCCATCTTGATAGACAGCTTTGTTGCCGCCCTAACAGGGCGGGAAGCTCCTCTTGGTGACGAACTTGCCATTGCGCGATCGGCTGAACCGAAGGTAGCTATCGAGCAGATTAACGACTGGGAAGGCTCTGCCTATCGGTATTGCAACGAATTTCTTGTTGATTCAGATACGCTCGATAAAAATGAAGCGCTGGACTTTCTTGCCACGATGGGCGACTGTGAACTGTGCGTAGGGGACAACCCGAAGTTCAAGGTTCACGTTCATTCGAATCATCCTGACCAAGTTCTTGCCTACTTCCTTGAACGTGGTCAAATTTTTGAGGTCTTTATTCATAATATGCAGCTTCAAGCAGCTGATCGCACGGCGAAACTTGCCGAAGAGCAGCAACGCGAACACAAACCGCTTGGCTTTGTCGCGGTGGCAGCTGGCGCAGGCAACGCGCGAATTCTTGAGTCGCTTGGTGTTGATTACGTCGTATCCGGTGGGCAGACGATGAATCCTTCAACGAAGGATTTGCTTGATGCAGTAAATTCTGTCAATGCCGATGCGGTTATTGTTTTGCCGAACAACAAGAACATTATCATGGCAGCTCAAAGTTGTGCTGAGGTTTCCAATATCCCGTGTGAAGTGGTACCGACAACAAGTGTACCCCAAGCATTTTCTGCGCTTATTGCCTGCAACCCAACCGGCGGTCTTGAAGAAAACGTTCGTGTGATGACTGATGCGCTTGCCGACGTTCGAACGGGCGAAGTAACAACTGCTATCAAAGACGCCAAGGATGCTCACGGTAACCCCATTAAGGCAGGCGATGTTATCGGTATTGCTGATGGCTCCATCGAGGCAGTTGCGCAGACGGTAGACGATGCGGTTGAGGCATTGCTTGAGCATCTTGAAGCCGACGAGTATGACACGCTCACTATTCTTGCGGGTGACGAAATGACCGATGATGCATTTAACGCGCTTGTTGAATCCATTGAGTCGACCTATGACGATCTGGAAGTTGATGCGCATCGAGGTGATCAGCCTCTCTATCCAATCGTGTTTTCTCTAGAATAG
- a CDS encoding MFS transporter — MFMPMVGAAIAGSVIVKHLADRVGKRGACIGSLICIALGLVGMALSTIGASYPVLIAGQCICGLGMGMGLPVMQSWGIEHVSEQQAGGAAALISTFQQIGCLVGISALGSLVGSLYVTACRGSAAEGFASIALAFEAANQDATHAQAIRDAASGAYAHAILITFCITASALLLLAACIALVSRAKREEDHVRSRAS, encoded by the coding sequence ATGTTTATGCCCATGGTTGGTGCTGCTATAGCGGGATCCGTTATAGTCAAGCATCTTGCCGATCGGGTAGGAAAAAGAGGGGCGTGTATCGGGAGTCTCATCTGCATTGCTCTTGGTTTGGTTGGTATGGCTCTGTCAACAATAGGAGCAAGCTATCCTGTTTTGATTGCGGGTCAATGTATTTGTGGCTTGGGTATGGGCATGGGGTTACCCGTCATGCAAAGTTGGGGTATTGAACACGTGTCAGAACAGCAAGCTGGTGGAGCTGCTGCCCTTATTTCTACCTTTCAGCAGATTGGATGCCTTGTGGGGATTAGCGCGCTCGGTTCGCTGGTTGGATCATTGTATGTAACAGCCTGCAGGGGGAGTGCAGCAGAGGGATTTGCGTCTATCGCTTTGGCCTTTGAAGCAGCTAATCAAGACGCAACGCACGCGCAAGCAATCCGTGATGCGGCCAGTGGTGCGTATGCCCATGCTATTCTAATAACATTCTGCATCACTGCTAGTGCACTTCTTTTACTAGCAGCATGCATTGCACTTGTATCGAGAGCAAAGCGAGAAGAAGACCATGTGAGAAGTCGAGCAAGCTGA
- the rsmD gene encoding 16S rRNA (guanine(966)-N(2))-methyltransferase RsmD codes for MRVISGIYRGRRLVAPAGRGTRPTTDRVRESLMSTIASARGGWDDAIVLDAFAGSGALAIEALSRGARWACLCEQDRAALQAIKENTAFITDDSFQIVRGDVLGRIVVHPPTPYDIVFLDPPYALDARLLATLLQRLEAAEQLADDALIAYEHDAGRSYAELTRLETLSLATSKVYGDTVVDLFRRTI; via the coding sequence ATGCGGGTGATTTCCGGAATATATCGTGGCCGACGTCTTGTAGCTCCTGCGGGTCGTGGCACGCGGCCGACAACCGATCGCGTGCGTGAATCGCTCATGAGCACCATCGCTTCGGCACGTGGGGGCTGGGACGACGCAATCGTTCTCGATGCTTTTGCTGGCAGTGGCGCGCTTGCGATTGAAGCGCTTTCGCGCGGTGCGCGATGGGCATGCCTGTGTGAACAAGATCGTGCAGCATTGCAGGCGATCAAGGAAAATACGGCGTTTATTACCGATGATTCGTTTCAGATTGTGCGGGGCGATGTGCTCGGTCGCATTGTTGTTCATCCGCCAACACCCTATGATATTGTCTTTCTTGACCCGCCGTATGCGCTTGATGCGCGCTTACTTGCTACTTTGTTACAGCGTTTAGAAGCGGCCGAGCAATTGGCAGATGATGCTCTTATCGCCTATGAGCATGATGCTGGGCGCTCTTACGCTGAACTTACGCGCCTTGAGACACTTTCGCTAGCTACTTCAAAGGTGTATGGAGACACCGTTGTTGACTTATTCAGGAGGACCATATGA
- a CDS encoding MFS transporter codes for MGTRSNNSQIVSEVSNAFTVQQSWRALGGLCLGMFVCFANTTAFNIALPTISVSLAAGQAEQQWMVSSYNLIFAAFMLISGSLGDRWGAKRTLLLGTGASIAASFIGIFASNSITTIIARGLMGLGAGFYVPMGPAIIKHLFASDKQMRALTLGAIAMTLGAPFGLILGGLLIHFADWRSIFVFDFVAFIGITLLNALLLPHSGQLSCRRKTRFVRLPFASVFFALVGLSLLSAGLINAQVSLSTPDSWGLVLAGLLATVLFVYHDTHSLNPLAELDLLRTPSFLASLVALFALNLAIAGILFVLPTYAETALENKRCWVRLCLCPWLVLL; via the coding sequence ATGGGTACAAGGTCTAATAACAGCCAAATCGTGTCAGAGGTGTCGAATGCCTTTACAGTGCAACAGTCATGGCGCGCTTTGGGTGGACTGTGTCTTGGCATGTTTGTTTGTTTCGCTAATACGACAGCTTTTAATATTGCCCTACCCACAATCTCTGTTTCTTTGGCAGCCGGTCAGGCAGAACAGCAGTGGATGGTTTCGTCGTATAACTTGATTTTTGCAGCGTTCATGCTGATATCGGGGTCATTAGGCGACAGGTGGGGCGCCAAGCGGACGCTTCTGTTAGGTACTGGAGCGTCTATCGCTGCGTCCTTCATAGGGATTTTTGCGTCCAACTCTATAACGACCATCATTGCGCGAGGACTCATGGGCCTAGGGGCGGGATTTTATGTGCCTATGGGACCTGCCATCATAAAACATCTTTTCGCATCAGATAAGCAGATGCGTGCTCTTACGCTGGGAGCTATCGCGATGACTCTTGGCGCACCGTTCGGTTTGATTCTTGGTGGCCTACTCATACATTTTGCTGATTGGCGATCTATTTTTGTCTTCGATTTCGTGGCCTTTATCGGCATTACGTTGCTTAATGCTCTATTGTTGCCACATTCTGGTCAACTGTCTTGCAGAAGAAAGACACGCTTCGTTCGATTGCCCTTTGCATCGGTGTTTTTTGCGCTTGTCGGACTTTCTTTACTTTCGGCGGGTCTTATTAATGCACAGGTTTCACTGTCTACCCCTGATTCGTGGGGTTTAGTACTGGCGGGATTACTTGCGACAGTCTTATTCGTGTATCACGATACGCATTCCTTAAACCCCCTTGCTGAACTCGACTTGTTGCGCACCCCTTCGTTTTTAGCTTCGTTGGTGGCGTTATTTGCTCTTAACTTGGCGATAGCGGGCATATTGTTTGTGCTGCCGACGTATGCTGAAACAGCACTTGAAAATAAGCGCTGTTGGGTGCGATTATGTTTATGCCCATGGTTGGTGCTGCTATAG